The Brassica napus cultivar Da-Ae unplaced genomic scaffold, Da-Ae ScsIHWf_1729;HRSCAF=2359, whole genome shotgun sequence DNA segment attcttgtcggttctatattagagaaatatctcttttgtctcagaatagtgtgcgttgttccactatctggtatgcatatttcacgaatccgtttcttggattttgctccattagcattatgatccatttctgaaattgtcataaatataaaagaaacataaaattcattcataaaaaaaaaagacacaataattatacaataagatgacgttaaaaacatcattatttgtttaaaacatgaaatataataattatacatggtaatactgaaaactattcaatactcttatcataggcatttcgattctcttcaggagtaatctagtccagctcattagcgaagtcggaggattcaaggtatgaggtcccttcaacattttccgtgaggttcacctctttagcctttcctttcgtggactcttgatataacttacagagatgtgaaggagtacgacaggtacgggaccaatgtcctttacaacCACATCTGTAACACACTGTCTCACGCTTCTGGGTGGTATCCTCTTGAGTTTCTTTACCCCTGGAAACTTGCCCGGGTCTAACCCACTTATTAGATCCCCTCCATTTGGGATTGTAAgtttttccacgtttgttgttgaaacggcGGCCATGACCTCGATTGGTATGGTTTCTTCTTTCCGAATTTTCTatcgccgtagcattcacttcagggaatgctttggctcccgtaggccgggaattgtggtttttgatTAAGAGTTCATTGTTCTTTTCAGCTAACATGAGCgcaaccatcaattcagaaaatctcgtgtacccgcattttctgtaaatttcgggtaagaagtgaagctgtttgtggaaagtgatgtatgttttattcatcatttctgCCTCAGAGACAGGATTACCACAATACTTCAGGAGTGCAACTATCCGCAGGATAGCGGAATTGTAATCCTCAACCTTTTGAAAAtcttggaacctcagatttttccactcttctagaGCGTGAGGAAGGTTGATTTGTCTCTGGTTATCGAATCTTTCTTTTAAAGTTTGCCACAGTTCAGCTGGGTCCTCGACGTTTGCATAGTCGTGCGTTAGACtttcatctaaatgcttcttcaggaagattatcgcttcggctatatgtTCGGGTGGTGATTTGTTACCGATTACAATtgtttcggttatctttttcaTCACCAGATATGGTTTCACGTTTGTGACCCACCCGACGTAATTTTCGCCAGTTATTTTCAgggccgggaactggagtttctcgatgtttgccatttgtaattctaaaacacaaaataataatttattagaacttcataattaaaaaccgtttacattaatcatacaagcaattacaaggagaagcgatgtaaagaaaattaaaccgatattcatcttaaattcagtcggagtaaattctccaacgaataaaccataaatagaaacacaaataaaaatggcacataaaaacaaaagtgcgcgaatcatctttcttgaaatgaaaaatcggaggagagcgatttgaaatttttgagagaagatgaaatgttttggatgatgaaatggagtgaaaatgagttgtatttataggtgaAAAATACTGTTCATAACCGTTGGAGAAaagggaaatttttgaaaaaatttctttgtgaccgttggggttaaatcgagtgcaccaaaaattagtccgtaaatatcgtattaaatggtcaatcaaatctataaaatttcataaaagtaaaaaattatgacaataaaatatttatgttatgacaacaaatcatgcgacggctcagccgatcaatgcagagtaataaataaattatacggcggctcggccgaccaattaataacaaacagaatataaggcggctcggccgaccaataaataataaacaggatataaggcggctcggccgaccaataaataataaacagaatataagacggctcggccgaccattaataaattaaattattagtaaataatataggcggtattccggccattataacataatataaataatagtagaggcggtataccgaccattataacagggtataaatgatacaaataaatgttaccgaatcgcagagtgatcgtgctgataacgtgttatgaaaagaactggaattttattatatcgcaggaatttaaataaagcaaaattttatatCCGTACGAAGAAGATAATACTGATAAGAAGAGATGATGTGTTATTGAAAGAGAAGGATGGTGTGTTTACAATCGATcgaaacgatcgtttatatagaagagaaattcactgtgcaaatagtgcagcgggccccacatcttttatatttttcaacgtTTGCGGCTAATCTTTCATAACATAGTaaataatatgtatatcaaTTTTATTTCATCCTCTCCCAAATAGTAATTCGATTTTGATTGCTAATCTGCTCCATTGTGACCATACATTTATCATAATTCCATGTAGCGcaagataatttatattatctctttccatattttttgtgtaataatttttcaaacttaactttatatttaaaactcGTAAGCAATCCCTATGGATTACCTAAGAAATCTAGCCAAGTGGACATGCATAAAATCTAACATATGCACTAGGGCGCATATATATTTAGGCTTAGACCATAGACTAACAAATTTGATTATTAAATCGCAAGGGAAAGCAAAGGAAAAGGTCAATTAAAACTCCATATAACATGTGATTGTATATACGCACCTAATAACAAACTAATCCAGTCTCATGTCTTGATTGCATACGTATACTGTATGTATATATTCCATTTGatttgtgtatatattatatatatgatgcaAACATCTTGCAACTTATACAACTTTGTGTTTATACTTGTACTGTATATCGTAAATTCGTAACGATGTcgtattctattttatttttggcaTGTTATTACATAATTTGAATGATAGGAACGTATCGTCTGACTACGgtgtaataaaataatttattttcttttattaaagaTAAGAGTTGTTACGGATCAAAGGCACTGACCATGCACGATGGTAGCTCTTAAGGAAATCGAGGGTGTGGAGTGCACTTTTTTAGAGTACGTCCAAAAAAGAATCCTTAAAATCCTTTGATAAGGATTGATCCTTACACTGTTTACGGATCTCATTGACTACGTGGCGGTCTGTTAatggtcatttttttctttttcaaaaaaatctaaaatatctaaaattaatccGAAATGCCCTTGTACTAAAGATTCCAATTAATGATTACCCATGGTCTTAGCTTTTAGATTCGAGAGCCTCTCACAGCCACAACTTTTATTGACAAGTGCTTATTGTTTAACAAACCCCCACATGATATCATTTTATATTTCCACCACATTCATTAATATACAGATATACTGATTTTCTTCCACATCCACATTTAATCAAGACATTTTACTAATTTAAAGCATATACATCTCTATCATAATGAGGTACTAAGCGACTATAATCTATTCATTTGTCGGTCTTAAACTGTATTATATGTGGTGATAAAGTTTCATTGGTTTATTCACTGTGGTTGTTGCAACGCTTTTTTTGTTGCATCCGAGTCATTTGACcccaaaattaatatatacgaCATGTCCATTTTCTTCAATTTGATGATTGCGTTGAAATGACATCT contains these protein-coding regions:
- the LOC125598512 gene encoding uncharacterized protein LOC125598512, producing MANIEKLQFPALKITGENYVGWVTNVKPYLVMKKITETIVIGNKSPPEHIAEAIIFLKKHLDESLTHDYANVEDPAELWQTLKERFDNQRQINLPHALEEWKNLRFQDFQKVEDYNSAILRIVALLKYCGNPVSEAEMMNKTYITFHKQLHFLPEIYRKCGYTRFSELMVALMLAEKNNELLIKNHNSRPTGAKAFPEVNATAIENSERRNHTNRGHGRRFNNKRGKTYNPKWRGSNKWVRPGQVSRGKETQEDTTQKRETVCYRCGCKGHWSRTCRTPSHLCKLYQESTKGKAKEVNLTENVEGTSYLESSDFANELD